Proteins from a single region of Pongo pygmaeus isolate AG05252 chromosome 3, NHGRI_mPonPyg2-v2.0_pri, whole genome shotgun sequence:
- the APELA gene encoding apelin receptor early endogenous ligand translates to MRFQQFLFAFFIFIMSLLLISGQRPVNLTMRRKLRKHNCLQRRCMPLHSRVPFP, encoded by the exons ATGAGATTTCAGCAattcctttttgcattttttatttttattatgagtcTTCTCCTCATCAGCGGACAGAGACCAG ttAATTTGACCATGAGAAGAAAACTGCGCAAACACAATTGCCTTCAGAGGAGATGTATGCCTCTCCATTCACGAGTACCCTTCCCCTGA